One window of Triplophysa rosa linkage group LG10, Trosa_1v2, whole genome shotgun sequence genomic DNA carries:
- the mis18bp1 gene encoding mis18-binding protein 1, whose protein sequence is MHHLLDNHFTVPQAPKAANMITPVKTLPETGHHWAKGVTRSGRKLSNRDVLVMNSTTQNPEENSPNIPCELSSINAAEMALPDKADLMLKKPTDTPAKIFARMKAKVHKDNAVSHGVASDHEMCKSIPPISKTQNPQMDNTNQETYVLALSPPQSPTGASQDEEMVPDSDRQDDKSFSEAYVLLEKKPQEVFTELQSKRKQMPEMNLYNRHQQPTVLLERVVLDETLAQLQQKPMHFASGSKDVKGGCVVFGEKSIVTDSTIQDNEEGFQMDVSSSPESHVLGQFESQSECTEYDPPHNLLDDPLLQLSPRVLIPRKKVPVYQSKQQARQMDVVPHEGFDVEGIHLRDWVLKLLNKDLVVDGIRVDTTVPWHSSFITERIASNVLKTSSGRTYVLIGKMAKHPNSPFPSWFLKKFLFGIPKMWREYLNTFLNDHAGFQKTIKDNNNVNHSKARNQQTTKKSTPKHSKLQNTKTSPITPTDSVLQGSAKVSRSGRTIKPPLEYWKGGRIVMDSGMNVTIHEDYSTSALPTPKKPITPATLQTMNKSLMPETFERGKHNTFSSEDEMSVPVRKIKLRSKSQKKVPSQNNPLPAQSTMPLKTARAKKGSQTVAPNSSHTAKLKATEYSRPQRTSMRKKELGSREEISARSGSEMPKNYMDNNEANALFGQNAHCSPGEEMSSDEQGQKAKRNSRTSQKQKQGELRSNPHASLHTSSLRRSSRIGSRVQNSTDSNSSFASPDPPKRSRGKGSADRKRITKPKKADVLTSLPQNSTSHEEENEHDLVKRLRRPTKVLRKYSNFVEFASDSDDHEDRGQQGQTAKLMSKRTRQKKVSLDKREPKTKGHLASFEDVHSKQSEDEESVQHNVTNNRRTKKSEVGRATQTEHKPQTEQINTDEQDALDGKWTEEELQKLHEAVNSLPKHQSGYWVNVAYVVGTRSADECQEQYNAHQKSNRRSRKRAQKKPAATEEPGKEIVEITAKTGTLKRRQQIRYFLEHMPKDDHDDVFAGSPMQNKQIKLPVFSANGDEEDFSQLQDPQTPSSSMALAVKTPQCLHISPGMLGSINKNNMDKYIFHLQKNRKGHKQGKKAAPMLTPTPADRKTLKRCVAEDEDFVVWNMLSDKDIPSSRADDSDEEDDYFMEYC, encoded by the exons ATGCATCATCTACTAGACAACCATTTTACCGTTCCTCAAGCCCCTAAAGCTGCTAACATGATCACACCAGTGAAAACGTTGCCCGAAACGGGTCACCACTGGGCAAAAGGTGTAACTAGGTCAGGCAGAAAGCTGTCAAACCGAGATGTGTTGGTGATGAATTCCACAACCCAGAATCCTGAAGAAAACAGTCCAAATATTCCCTGTGAACTCAGCAGTATTAATGCTGCAGAGATGGCTCTTCCGGATAAAGCTGACCTGATGCTGAAGAAGCCCACCGATACACCAGCGAAAATTTTTGCCAGGATGAAAGCAAAAGTTCATAAGGATAATGCTGTGAGTCATGGAGTAGCTTCTGATCATGAGATGTGTAAAAGTATCCCGCCAATCTCCAAGACCCAGAACCCACAAATGGATAACACCAACCAGGAGACATATGTGTTAGCCCTCTCTCCTCCACAGTCACCCACAGGAGCTTCACAGGATGAAGAGATGGTGCCTGACAGTGACAGACAAGATGACAAATCATTCTCTG AGGCATATGTTTTACTGGAGAAGAAGCCCCAGGAGGTCTTTACAGAGCTGCAGTCGAAACGAAAACAAATGCCAGAGATGAATCTTTATAACAGACATCAAC aaCCCACAGTGTTGTTGGAAAGGGTGGTTCTGGATGAGACGTTAGCTCAGCTTCAGCAAAAGCCAATGCATTTTGCCAGTGGTTCAAAGGACGTCAAAG GTGGCTGTGTTGTATTTGGTGAGAAGAGCATTGTGACTGATTCAACAATTCAAGACAATGAAGAAGGCTTCCAAATGGATGTTTCCAGCAGTCCTGAATCTCATGTCCTCGGCCAATTCGAGTCGCAGTCAGAGTGCACAGAATATGATCCCCCTCACAATCTTCTGGACGATCCTCTCCTGCAACTCTCTCCTCGTGTTTTGATCCCACGAAAGAAAGTGCCGGTGTATCAGTCTAAACAACAAGCTAGACAAATGGACGTAGTTCCACATGAAGGATTTGAT GTGGAAGGTATTCATTTGAGAGATTGGGTCTTGAAGCTGCTCAACAAAGATCTTGTGGTTGATGGTATTCGCGT AGACACAACGGTTCCCTGGCACAGCAGTTTTATCACTGAAAGAATCGCAAGTAATGTGCTTAAAACATCATCTGGCAGAACCTATGTCCTCATCGGAAAAATGGCCAAACATCCCAATTCAC CATTTCCATCATGGTTTTTAAAGAAGTTTCTTTTTGGGATTCCAAAAATGTGGAGAGAGTACCTGAATACGTTTCTGAATGACCATGCTGG aTTCCAGAAAACTATAAAAGACAACAACAATGTGAATCATTCTAAAGCCAGAAATCAACAGACCAccaaaaagtcaacacccaaACATTCCAAGCTTCAAAACACCAAGACTT CTCCCATCACACCCACTGACAGTGTCCTGCAGGGTAGTGCAAAAGTTTCACGCAGTGGCAGAACCATCAAGCCTCCGTTGGAAtactggaaaggagggaggATTGTTATGGATTCTGGCATGAATGTCACCATCCATGAGGACTACAGTACCTCAGCATTACCCACA ccCAAGAAGCCAATAACCCCAGCAACATTACAAACCATGAATAAATCATTAATGCCTGAAACTTTTGAAAGAG GGAAGCATAACACATTTAGCAGTGAAGATGAAATGTCAGTCCCGGTGAGAAAAATCAAGCTACGTTCCAAATCCCAAAAGAAGGTCCCGTCTCAAAACAATCCACTTCCAGCACAGAGCACCATGCCGTTGAAAACTGCACGAGCCAAGAAAGGATCCCAGACTGTTGCCCCCAACTCCAGTCATACAGCAAAACTAAAAGCTACAGAATACAGCAGGCCTCAGAGAACCTCAATGAGGAAAAAAGAGTTGGGTTCGAGAGAAGAAATCTCTGCTCGCTCAGGGTCAGAGATGCCTAAGAATTACATGGACAACAATGAGGCAAATGCTTTGTTTGGTCAAAATGCTCATTGCTCGCCTGGAGAAGAAATGTCTTCCGATGAACAAGGTCAGAAAGCAAAGCGTAACAGCAGGACCTCCCAAAAACAAAAGCAGGGAGAACTGCGCTCCAATCCGCATGCCAGCCTGCACACCAGTTCCTTACGGCGAAGCTCTCGCATAGGTTCCAGAGTTCAGAACTCCACTGACTCAAACAGCTCATTTGCATCTCCGGACCCTCCAAAAAGAAGTAGAGGAAAAGGATCTGCAGACCGTAAACGAATAACTAAACCTAAAAAAGCTGATGTCCTAACCTCCCTGCCGCAGAACTCTACCAGTCATGAGGAAGAAAATGAACACGATTTAGTTAAGCGTTTACGTCGACCAACAAAGGTCTTGCGGAAATATTCtaattttgttgaatttgcCTCAGATAGCGATGATCATGAAGACCGAGGACAGCAAGGCCAGACAGCCAAGCTTATGTCGAAGAGGACGAGACAAAAGAAAGTGTCATTAGATAAGCGGGAACCTAAAACAAAGGGACACTTGGCATCGTTTGAGGATGTGCATTCTAAGCAGTCTGAAGATGAAGAAAGTGTTCAACATAATGTGACAAATAACAGACGTACGAAGAAGTCTGAGGTGGGAAGAGCAACACAGACAGAACATAAGCCACAGACAGAACAGATCAATACGGATGAACAGGATGCATTGGATGGAAAATGGACAGAAGAAGAGCTTCAGAAACTGCATGA GGCAGTGAACTCATTACCCAAGCACCAAAGTGGTTACTGGGTGAATGTTGCATATGTTGTTGGTACTCGTTCAGCTGATGAGTGTCAGGAACAGTATAATGCCCATCAGAAGTCCAACAGAAGATCCAGAAAAAGAGCGCAGAAGAAACCAGCGGCAACTGAGGAACcag GAAAGGAAATTGTTGAAATAACTGCTAAAACTGGAACGCTTAAAAGGAGACAGCAGATAAGATATTTTTTGGAGCACATGCCCAAAGATGACCATGATGACGTTTTTGCCGGCTCACctatgcaaaataaacaaatcaag TTGCCGGTGTTTTCTGCAAATGGAGATGAGGAAGATTTTAGCCAGCTTCAGGATCCTCAGACGCCGAGTTCTAGCATGGCTTTGGCTGTTAAAACCCCTCAGTGTCTTCATATCAGCCCAGGAATGCTAGGATCTATTAATAA GAACAACATGGACAAGTACATTTTCCATCTCCAGAAGAACCGAAAAGGGCATAAACAGGGCAAAAAGGCTGCACCAATG CTCACACCAACCCCAGCAGACAGGAAGACCCTAAAGAGATGTGTTG CTGAAGATGAGGACTTTGTTGTCTGGAATATGCTCTCTGATAAGGATATTCCATCATCCAGAGCCGATGACAGTGATGAGGAAGATGATTATTTTATGGAATACTGCTGA